AGAACCTATAGGTAAAAAAATGTTTGAAGCCAATAAAGCTGTAACAAGCAGTAAATAAACACTTTGAATGCGTTGTATCATAATTATTCTTTAAGTTCGGTTATTAATATAAAAAAGAAGGCCGCTTCAGTAAAGAAACGGCCTGTCTGAAGATCTTTTATTGCAATTTTTCTTTTTCCTTTGCTGGATTTCTGTAATAAACCTTTCCTTCCAGATATTCCTGTGCGGCAATTAAGTTAGGTTTAGGTAATTTCTCGTAATAGCGAGAGATCTCAATCTGCTCTCTATTTTCAAATACTTCCTCCATATTATCTGTATATGAAGCAAACTCCTGCAATTTCTTAGCCAGATCACTTTTAATTTCAACACCAATCTGATTGGAACGTTTACCAATAATTGAAACTGTTTCATAAACATTACCAGTATCGGCACACATATCCATCATGTCACGTGTAATGGTATTGGTTGGAGCATTTGTTTTTTTGTAATCCATAATTCTATTTGTGTAATTAATCTTTTATTTCTTTGCTTGATTCTTTAAATATCTTCTCTACTTCCTTAGAATATTTACTTTCAGGAAATTCATTTTTAAAGGCATAATACTCGTCTACTGTTTCACGAAAACGATCGGCTTTCTTATCTTCGATACTTTGAATTGCCATTTCATATTTTGAACGTAATACCAAAATAGAAAGATCTTCGCGAAGCTTTGCATAAGGATAATCCTTTAAAGCGTTCTGTGCTGTAATTACACAAGACTGGTAATTATTACCCATGTAATTTCCTAAGTTATAATATAACTTGGCAGCCAGAAGTTCTTTAAGCACTAGCTTATCCTGCAGTTCGAAAATCATGTTCTGAGCTTCCTGCTTCTTGGAACTTTGAGGAAAATATTCCATAAACATCTGCAGTTCCTGAATAGCTTTGTATGTTCCAGACTGGTCAAGTCTTGCTTCCGGTGTATCCAGACATAACGATTTCCCTGCATGGAAACGAGCCAATTCTACAAACGTACCCTTTGGATAAGTATTATAGTAAGTAGTGAAATAGTGAGATGCTGTACTATAATCACCCTGATTATAATAACTCATGGCAAGCATATACACTGATTCTTCAGCCTTATCTGTACCTTTCAAAGGGAGAATCATATCCTCCAGCAATGTAGCCGATTTACTGTATTTGCCTTTGGCAAAATAGTTCTTAGCCGCCTCGTATTTGTACTCAGTATCAGTACTTTTCAATAATTTATTATACTCTCCACATGAGGAAAGAGCGCCAGCTATTAGTAATGTTAGGATGATATTTCTTTTCATTTCATTCAAAATAATGCGCAAAGTTACAGATTCCCTTTGAATAATACAATTATTCAATGTTTTTTAATATTAAAATTAATGATTACAAAACCAATAACTCTTCTTATAGTTTATATAAATCGCTTGCTGCTAAAAGGTCAACCTTTTTTTCTGTCAGAACTTTAATGCATGTTTCCATGTCGCTTGGACGGATAATTACATTTGCAGTATCATTGTTGGCAAACGAATACATATATTCTATAAATACTCCGGCTTCTGAAAGATAATTAAGAACCTTAGCCAGTGCACCCGGCACGTTAGGACAGTTAATGCCTACTACATCGGTTATATTTACTGCGAAATGATTTTCTTTCAATACTTTATATGCTCTGTCGGGATCGGAAACAATTCCGCGAAGAATGCCAAAATCTGCATTCTCGGCTATGCACAAAGCTGAAAGGTTGATACCTTCTTTTGCTAAAACCTCGGTGACTTCAGTGAGTCTGCCGGATTTATTTTCCAAAAATATAGATAATTGTTTTGCTACCATAATGTTATGATTTACAATATATTAGTTATAAATGGATTTACTATTTGATTAATTACAGTTTTCTGTTATCAATCACTCGTTTGGCTTTCCCCATACTTCTTTCGATACTACGTGGCTCTACCAATTTAACATCGACTCCCAGTCCAAGAACGCTCTGCAGGCGAGAAGTTATCTTCTTCTTCAATGCAAGCATCTTATTTATCTCATCAGAATAGAACTCAGGACGAACTTCTACCTTCAGCTCCATTCTGTCGGTATTGTTCACACGGTCTACAGTGAGCAGATAATGCGGCTCGAATTCAGGAAGTTCCAAAATTACAGAT
This genomic interval from uncultured Bacteroides sp. contains the following:
- a CDS encoding amino acid-binding protein, translating into MVAKQLSIFLENKSGRLTEVTEVLAKEGINLSALCIAENADFGILRGIVSDPDRAYKVLKENHFAVNITDVVGINCPNVPGALAKVLNYLSEAGVFIEYMYSFANNDTANVIIRPSDMETCIKVLTEKKVDLLAASDLYKL
- the bamD gene encoding outer membrane protein assembly factor BamD is translated as MKRNIILTLLIAGALSSCGEYNKLLKSTDTEYKYEAAKNYFAKGKYSKSATLLEDMILPLKGTDKAEESVYMLAMSYYNQGDYSTASHYFTTYYNTYPKGTFVELARFHAGKSLCLDTPEARLDQSGTYKAIQELQMFMEYFPQSSKKQEAQNMIFELQDKLVLKELLAAKLYYNLGNYMGNNYQSCVITAQNALKDYPYAKLREDLSILVLRSKYEMAIQSIEDKKADRFRETVDEYYAFKNEFPESKYSKEVEKIFKESSKEIKD
- a CDS encoding DNA-directed RNA polymerase subunit omega codes for the protein MDYKKTNAPTNTITRDMMDMCADTGNVYETVSIIGKRSNQIGVEIKSDLAKKLQEFASYTDNMEEVFENREQIEISRYYEKLPKPNLIAAQEYLEGKVYYRNPAKEKEKLQ